The proteins below come from a single Planctomycetaceae bacterium genomic window:
- a CDS encoding glycosyltransferase family 2 protein: protein MKTRILTALPVYNEAAHVRDVLRHVAEHADDVLVVNDGSTDGTEAILGEFPDVQIVSHPTNRGYGSALKSAFDHAVRCGYDVLVTIDCDGQHQPQLIRDVAAELESRDGMFDLVSGSRYLKQFDDNSVAPADRRRINMQITACLNQELGLSITDAFCGFKAYRVSSLPDLDITDPGYAMPLQLWVQAADLGWRITEFPVPLVYLDEHRSFGGSLDDAELRLAHYREILNQELARRGMRQRFTADCGKSS from the coding sequence ATGAAAACCCGAATCCTGACTGCCCTGCCAGTGTACAACGAGGCCGCTCACGTTCGCGACGTTCTTCGCCACGTTGCAGAACACGCTGATGACGTGCTGGTCGTCAATGACGGGTCAACGGACGGAACAGAAGCGATTCTGGGCGAGTTTCCCGATGTGCAGATTGTCAGCCATCCGACAAATCGGGGCTACGGATCGGCCCTGAAGTCCGCCTTCGATCATGCCGTCCGCTGTGGCTACGACGTGCTGGTGACGATTGACTGTGACGGGCAGCATCAGCCTCAACTGATTCGTGACGTGGCGGCGGAACTGGAATCCCGCGACGGGATGTTCGACCTGGTTTCCGGATCACGCTATCTGAAGCAGTTCGACGACAACAGCGTGGCTCCAGCCGACCGCCGCCGCATCAACATGCAGATCACGGCGTGTCTGAATCAGGAGCTGGGCCTTTCAATTACGGACGCGTTTTGCGGCTTTAAGGCGTACCGCGTTTCCTCACTGCCGGATCTGGACATTACAGACCCCGGTTACGCCATGCCGCTGCAGTTGTGGGTTCAGGCCGCCGACCTTGGCTGGCGGATCACGGAATTTCCGGTTCCGCTTGTGTACCTTGATGAGCATCGGTCGTTCGGCGGCTCACTCGACGACGCGGAGCTTCGTCTTGCTCACTACCGCGAAATCCTGAATCAGGAACTTGCCCGCCGCGGCATGAGACAACGCTTCACGGCCGACTGCGGCAAGTCATCATAG
- a CDS encoding DUF1501 domain-containing protein, whose amino-acid sequence MQTTSTTRREILRQAACGFGSVALASMLADSSARAGQANDTESLVQKQPMFPARAKRMIFIFMQGGPSHVDTFDLKSELIRRDGTGIDFTGVRFGTFGEVSQRTLMKPLWKFRQHGECGQQVSELFPHIARHVDDLCFLKGMHTDGVAHGPATLFMHTGAVNLVRPSLGSWLMYGLGTENQSLPGFVQLQPSDTKGGPRNYSNAFLPAVYQGTAIGRAYRSVDEMTIAHIRNAKLSHEQTRQRFELTQRINQAQLKRRDEHDSRLEAVIRSYELAWRMQADAPRVLDLNQETAATQKMYGIGEQPTDEFGKQCLMARRLSEAGVRFVQVNYADESPNPRWDQHSNMPAHMDHARATDKPVAGLLSDLKQRGLLEDTLVWWGGEFGRTPFSQSGDGRDHNPRGFTVFLAGAGVKPGFAYGNTDEIGHLAVEGKVHMHDLHATILHLLGIDHERLTYRHAGRDFRLTDLYGRVITDIFA is encoded by the coding sequence ATGCAGACAACTTCAACAACACGCCGTGAGATTCTTCGGCAGGCTGCCTGCGGATTCGGTTCTGTTGCGCTGGCGTCGATGCTGGCGGATTCGTCCGCGCGGGCCGGTCAGGCAAATGACACCGAATCGCTCGTTCAAAAGCAGCCGATGTTTCCTGCGCGAGCGAAGCGGATGATCTTCATCTTCATGCAGGGCGGGCCCAGCCACGTCGACACCTTCGACCTGAAGTCGGAACTGATTCGGCGCGACGGTACGGGCATCGACTTCACGGGTGTCCGTTTCGGCACGTTCGGCGAGGTCAGTCAGCGAACGCTGATGAAACCGCTTTGGAAATTTCGACAACACGGCGAATGCGGACAGCAGGTGTCGGAGCTGTTTCCTCACATTGCCCGGCACGTCGACGATCTCTGCTTTCTGAAGGGAATGCACACGGACGGCGTTGCTCACGGGCCGGCAACACTGTTCATGCACACTGGTGCCGTCAATCTTGTGCGACCGTCGCTGGGTTCGTGGCTGATGTACGGGCTGGGTACCGAAAATCAAAGCCTGCCGGGATTCGTTCAGTTGCAGCCGTCCGACACGAAAGGCGGGCCGCGCAACTACTCCAACGCCTTCCTGCCAGCCGTGTATCAGGGAACGGCGATCGGGCGCGCATACCGTTCGGTCGATGAAATGACGATTGCTCACATCCGGAATGCAAAGCTCAGCCATGAGCAGACTCGGCAGCGGTTCGAGCTTACGCAGCGGATCAATCAAGCTCAATTGAAGCGCCGTGACGAACACGACAGTCGTCTTGAAGCCGTGATTCGAAGTTACGAACTGGCATGGCGCATGCAGGCCGACGCACCGCGGGTGCTGGATCTGAATCAGGAAACTGCGGCGACTCAGAAGATGTACGGTATCGGTGAACAGCCGACGGATGAATTCGGCAAACAGTGTCTGATGGCTCGCCGTCTGTCGGAGGCAGGAGTCCGGTTCGTCCAGGTCAACTACGCTGACGAATCGCCGAATCCGCGCTGGGATCAGCATTCCAACATGCCGGCTCACATGGATCATGCCCGCGCGACGGACAAACCCGTCGCAGGTCTGCTGTCCGACCTGAAACAGCGCGGCCTGCTGGAAGACACGCTGGTCTGGTGGGGAGGAGAGTTTGGACGAACGCCATTTTCACAAAGCGGCGACGGTCGTGACCACAATCCTCGCGGTTTCACGGTGTTCCTTGCCGGCGCGGGAGTCAAGCCTGGATTCGCCTACGGCAACACGGACGAAATCGGCCATCTTGCCGTCGAAGGCAAGGTTCACATGCATGACCTGCACGCCACGATTCTGCACCTGCTGGGAATCGATCACGAACGCCTGACCTACCGTCATGCGGGACGTGACTTCCGGCTGACGGATCTGTACGGCCGGGTGATTACAGACATTTTCGCGTAA
- a CDS encoding class I SAM-dependent methyltransferase, with protein sequence MRYVLPLILIVGPLSPCRTCGDEQQPRESSDRYTWQADHDPNGIGKFYMGREIAHVMGFAGATWLERDTREEEERLTLLVKSLKLQPEDVVADIGAGSGVISMLMAEQILPHGYVIAVDVQDEMLLRLQERTAEKGLHNVIPIKGSQQSSSLAPQSVDVALMVDVYHEFEFPYEMMLDLTKSLKPGGRAVLVEYRMEDPTVPIKLVHKMSQAQVRKELEQPEFGLKWTETIDVLPRQHILVFTKQP encoded by the coding sequence ATGCGATATGTTCTTCCGCTGATCCTGATCGTCGGACCGCTGTCACCATGTCGGACTTGCGGTGACGAACAACAGCCGCGGGAATCGTCCGACCGCTACACATGGCAGGCCGACCACGACCCGAACGGCATCGGGAAGTTCTACATGGGCCGCGAGATTGCTCACGTGATGGGCTTCGCCGGAGCGACCTGGCTGGAACGCGATACGCGCGAAGAAGAAGAGCGCCTGACTCTGCTGGTGAAGTCACTGAAACTTCAGCCGGAAGACGTCGTCGCTGACATCGGTGCGGGAAGCGGAGTCATCAGTATGTTGATGGCCGAACAGATCCTGCCTCACGGCTACGTCATCGCCGTCGATGTTCAGGACGAAATGCTGTTGCGCCTGCAGGAACGGACGGCCGAAAAAGGTCTGCACAACGTGATCCCGATCAAAGGGTCACAGCAGTCGTCGTCACTGGCTCCGCAGTCTGTCGACGTCGCATTGATGGTCGACGTCTACCACGAGTTCGAGTTTCCCTACGAAATGATGCTGGATCTCACAAAGTCGCTGAAGCCGGGCGGGCGAGCAGTGCTGGTGGAATACCGCATGGAAGACCCGACCGTGCCCATCAAGCTCGTCCACAAAATGTCGCAGGCTCAGGTGAGAAAAGAACTGGAACAGCCGGAGTTCGGCCTGAAGTGGACCGAAACCATCGACGTCCTTCCCCGGCAACACATTCTGGTGTTCACGAAGCAGCCGTAG
- a CDS encoding prepilin peptidase: MLSVFAFAFEAGADVLAPDDASASDAISPHRPYSDSGPSVHFFDDQSFHFHEPSPLQKFSLALTSIFAATWVFILGTCIGSFLNVVIYRMPAGLALGKPKSRCPGCETPLAARDNIPVLGWLLLKGRCRYCGMRISPRYPIIEATVGFIFLGLLFVEIASGGGNLPVRPVSVIHGNPIDQILMSGQWDLAGIYLFHCSWLTLVLATVMIGYDGHHPPRRLLVFGIALAIVAGTVWPEIRPVGAIEPRPEWLSEAYWGLRWSPPIGYSRDVFTTGFGLSGLVDGLAGLAIGIAVVALAKIARRRFMADAPRYTATGHVIVLAGAFLGWQAVVSLVLLCLPLLTATELVRSDRLSRQMLPLLFVVTAAFLVSWRWLDASQWLTGRAPRSPAASQTFVSTEVTFRVTNSRRA; this comes from the coding sequence ATGCTGTCGGTGTTTGCTTTTGCCTTCGAAGCCGGGGCTGACGTCCTCGCGCCTGACGACGCTTCCGCCAGCGACGCGATTTCACCGCACCGGCCTTACAGTGATTCCGGTCCGTCGGTGCATTTCTTCGACGACCAGAGTTTTCATTTTCACGAGCCGTCTCCGCTTCAGAAATTCTCGCTTGCCCTGACATCGATTTTTGCGGCAACCTGGGTGTTTATCCTGGGAACCTGTATTGGCAGCTTTCTGAATGTGGTGATCTATCGGATGCCGGCCGGACTGGCTCTCGGGAAACCAAAATCGCGCTGTCCGGGCTGTGAGACCCCGCTGGCGGCTCGCGACAATATCCCCGTGCTCGGCTGGCTGCTGCTGAAGGGACGCTGCCGGTACTGCGGCATGAGAATCTCGCCTCGTTATCCGATCATCGAAGCGACTGTGGGCTTCATATTTCTGGGACTGCTGTTCGTGGAAATCGCAAGCGGAGGCGGCAATCTTCCGGTCAGGCCCGTGAGTGTTATCCACGGCAATCCCATCGACCAGATCCTGATGTCCGGCCAATGGGACCTGGCGGGCATCTATCTGTTTCATTGCAGCTGGCTGACGCTGGTTCTTGCGACGGTCATGATTGGCTATGACGGCCATCACCCTCCCCGTCGTTTGCTGGTGTTCGGAATTGCGCTGGCAATCGTTGCCGGAACCGTGTGGCCGGAGATCCGTCCGGTCGGCGCGATTGAACCGCGGCCTGAGTGGTTGAGCGAAGCCTATTGGGGACTGCGCTGGAGTCCGCCGATCGGCTATTCGCGCGACGTGTTTACGACCGGGTTCGGACTTTCCGGCCTCGTCGATGGTTTGGCTGGCCTGGCCATCGGCATCGCCGTGGTGGCATTGGCGAAGATTGCTCGCCGAAGATTCATGGCTGACGCGCCGCGGTACACCGCAACCGGACATGTGATCGTACTGGCCGGTGCGTTTCTCGGGTGGCAGGCAGTCGTCAGTCTCGTGTTGCTGTGCCTGCCGCTGCTGACTGCGACGGAGCTGGTTCGATCAGATCGTCTGTCGCGACAGATGCTGCCGCTGCTGTTTGTTGTCACCGCGGCGTTCCTCGTGAGCTGGCGGTGGCTTGATGCTTCGCAATGGCTGACCGGGCGAGCACCCCGGTCGCCGGCGGCGTCACAGACTTTTGTCAGCACTGAGGTGACTTTCAGAGTGACGAATTCCCGCCGCGCATGA
- a CDS encoding HNH endonuclease signature motif containing protein, with translation MAIPDDVRLQVRTEAADRCGYCLSPQELVLGTLEIEHLIPTSRGGTDAKENLWLACRMCNNFKSDQTETVDPATGESVQIFDPRRQIWSDHFTWTSDGTLILGKTRVGRGTVVALRLNNLIAVTVRRHWVAAGWHPPRTEP, from the coding sequence ATGGCGATCCCGGACGATGTCCGCCTCCAGGTACGCACCGAGGCGGCGGATCGGTGCGGTTATTGCCTGAGCCCACAAGAGCTGGTCCTTGGCACCTTAGAGATTGAGCATTTGATCCCAACGTCTCGCGGCGGCACTGACGCCAAAGAGAACCTTTGGCTCGCCTGCCGCATGTGCAATAACTTCAAGAGTGATCAAACGGAGACTGTGGATCCCGCGACGGGCGAATCGGTGCAGATCTTTGATCCTCGGCGACAAATCTGGTCAGACCACTTCACATGGACATCGGACGGAACTCTGATCCTGGGAAAGACACGTGTCGGTCGCGGCACCGTCGTCGCCTTGCGGCTCAATAACCTGATCGCGGTCACTGTCCGACGGCATTGGGTGGCCGCTGGCTGGCATCCGCCGAGAACAGAGCCGTGA
- the bcp gene encoding thioredoxin-dependent thiol peroxidase, with protein sequence MADWIEAGQKAPAFSLKATDGSTVRLSELKGQPVVLYFYPKDDTPGCTAEACAFRDRTKELTALGAKVFGVSPDDVDSHRKFTDKFQLNFPLLADTDHKVAEKYGAWREKNRYGKKFMGIQRSTFVIDADGRVAKVWKAVRVDGHDAKVLEALREISR encoded by the coding sequence ATGGCTGACTGGATTGAAGCAGGGCAAAAGGCTCCGGCGTTCTCGCTGAAGGCGACTGACGGCAGCACGGTCAGGCTGTCGGAACTGAAGGGGCAGCCGGTCGTGCTGTATTTCTATCCAAAGGACGATACTCCCGGCTGCACGGCCGAAGCATGTGCATTTCGCGACCGGACAAAGGAACTGACGGCACTCGGCGCGAAAGTGTTCGGCGTCAGCCCCGATGATGTCGACAGCCACCGGAAGTTCACGGACAAGTTCCAGCTCAACTTCCCGCTACTGGCCGACACCGACCACAAGGTCGCTGAAAAATACGGAGCCTGGCGTGAGAAGAACCGCTACGGTAAGAAGTTCATGGGTATCCAGAGATCGACATTTGTGATTGATGCCGACGGCAGAGTGGCAAAGGTCTGGAAAGCCGTCCGTGTCGACGGTCACGACGCAAAAGTGCTGGAAGCGCTTCGCGAGATCTCGCGGTGA
- a CDS encoding Rpn family recombination-promoting nuclease/putative transposase, protein MRIGIDPKVDFAFKVTFGSPEHPAITIHFLNAVLRLPAPITQVEILNPVQGRDRADDKLVVLDVLARDSSGRIFNIEMQTTLPAGMAQRLTFYNCQNYVRQFREGDHYHGLNPAISICVLNRVMWRQVGAYHLSFRLRCDQADLVFTDGLQFHTLELPKFLMPGTEIAQCSGLEKWLYFLMNAEFADPTELLALLGDPIFEEALGVLQMISRTPEERQYYDARQKFLLDEEARLLGARSEGLEQGIQQGRREGIEQGMLAGKIQLLQQLLGESASETPELTSHSVAELTALLQQLQERLRQRDT, encoded by the coding sequence ATGAGAATCGGCATCGATCCGAAGGTGGACTTTGCGTTCAAGGTCACGTTTGGAAGTCCCGAGCATCCTGCAATCACGATCCACTTCCTGAACGCTGTGCTGCGGCTTCCCGCTCCGATCACACAGGTGGAAATTCTGAATCCGGTACAGGGCAGGGATCGCGCTGACGACAAGCTTGTTGTGCTGGACGTACTGGCCCGGGACAGCAGCGGCCGCATCTTCAACATTGAAATGCAGACGACTTTGCCCGCCGGCATGGCCCAGCGGCTGACATTCTACAACTGCCAGAACTATGTGAGGCAGTTCCGCGAAGGCGATCATTATCACGGCCTGAATCCGGCGATCAGTATCTGCGTGCTGAACCGCGTTATGTGGAGACAGGTGGGCGCGTACCACCTGAGCTTTCGTCTGAGATGCGATCAGGCCGACCTGGTGTTCACGGACGGCCTGCAGTTTCACACTCTGGAACTACCGAAGTTTCTCATGCCAGGCACCGAAATCGCGCAGTGTTCGGGACTCGAAAAGTGGCTATACTTTTTGATGAACGCCGAATTCGCGGACCCGACCGAGCTACTGGCGCTTCTGGGTGATCCGATATTCGAAGAGGCGCTGGGAGTGCTACAGATGATCTCGCGAACTCCGGAAGAACGTCAGTACTACGACGCCCGGCAGAAATTCCTGCTGGACGAAGAAGCCCGACTGCTGGGCGCCCGCAGCGAAGGCCTCGAACAGGGCATCCAACAGGGGCGTCGCGAGGGAATCGAGCAGGGAATGCTCGCGGGTAAGATACAGCTACTTCAGCAGTTGCTTGGTGAAAGCGCAAGCGAGACACCGGAGCTGACGAGCCATTCAGTCGCTGAACTTACGGCTCTGTTGCAGCAATTGCAGGAACGCCTCCGCCAGCGCGACACCTGA
- a CDS encoding DUF1553 domain-containing protein has product MKHAFLTLLTALIAAVPADLRAADERIEFFEKKIRPVLVKHCYSCHAADAENIRGGLLLDSKAGWQAGGESGPAIVPGNPDEGLLLEALRHESFEMPPDRKLPDDVIADFERWIKDGAVDPRTDGVALERGTIDLAAGRSFWSFRALERPAIPSSGQSWARTDIDRFVAEHDSRQGVSPVGDASAEEVARRMYFVLIGLPPTPDDLDVFRADWDQNPDAAVSNLADELLASPRFGERWGRHWLDVVRFAESSGGGRSLMFPDAWRFRDYVIASFNDDKPFDQFVREHIAGDLLPWETPEQHDAQVTGVGYLTLGPTNYEMQDKELLRMEVVDEQIDTLGRTFLGMTLGCARCHDHKFDPVPMTDYYALAGIFRSTKTLVPGNVSGYVTTSLKSGVDAEEQAEWQRREADLLARIKALKEQVTSPDLAKTAGIDPASLPGIVVDDAFAKFTGQWTDSTHSPPYVGEGYRHDGNDKSGKSVRFEVMLPESGRYRVHLAHNASASRCSSLPVHVEHAGGTAVATIDQRKTTEPDGVFSFVGEYQFEAGDAAVISINAEESSAGYIIVDAVQFLPVSDDAPLADRVTAEEEKQQAALRSELAKQEEKLKKHVAAKPKIPQSMAVIDEAVPGDWHLHIRGGIRNLGPLVPRGFVSVASPQLDESGAAVPASIPANQSGRRELAAWVASPDNPLTSRVFVNRVWQYLIGEGLVRTPDNFGATGRPPTHPELLDHLATTFVDDDHWSVKKLIRRIVTSRVFRLSSTAPADLVQADPENLHLTRAFRRRLDAEALRDAILHVSGQLDLSTKGGLTIGRISTYDNGYEHDMYSKSIRSVYVPFFRNSMLETFEVFDIANPNLVTGRRTSSTLPSQALYLLNSPFVLTQSELAARHFLATQSADTAALDVMIEAAYRRTLGRRPSELERRTMAEFFAERDAAATDGWTAVFQSLFASVDFRYLD; this is encoded by the coding sequence ATGAAACATGCCTTTCTGACATTACTGACCGCGCTCATCGCCGCGGTGCCGGCTGACCTGCGGGCGGCTGATGAACGGATCGAGTTCTTCGAGAAGAAGATTCGGCCGGTGCTCGTGAAACACTGCTACTCCTGCCACGCCGCCGACGCGGAAAACATTCGCGGCGGATTGCTGCTGGATTCGAAAGCCGGATGGCAGGCCGGCGGCGAAAGCGGTCCGGCAATCGTTCCGGGCAATCCGGATGAAGGTCTGCTTCTGGAAGCTCTTCGCCACGAATCCTTCGAAATGCCCCCGGACCGAAAACTCCCGGATGACGTGATTGCGGACTTCGAACGCTGGATCAAAGACGGGGCTGTCGATCCGCGCACCGACGGAGTGGCGCTTGAGCGCGGAACGATCGATCTGGCTGCCGGTCGCAGCTTCTGGAGCTTTCGAGCGCTGGAACGGCCGGCGATTCCTTCGTCCGGTCAGTCCTGGGCCAGGACAGATATCGACCGCTTCGTCGCCGAACACGATTCCCGGCAAGGCGTTTCTCCGGTCGGCGACGCTTCCGCTGAAGAAGTCGCGCGTCGGATGTATTTCGTTCTCATCGGACTGCCGCCGACTCCCGACGATTTGGATGTTTTCCGCGCCGACTGGGATCAGAACCCGGACGCCGCAGTTTCGAATCTGGCCGACGAATTGCTGGCGTCACCGCGGTTTGGCGAACGCTGGGGACGGCACTGGCTGGATGTCGTTCGCTTCGCCGAATCCAGCGGCGGCGGCCGCAGCCTGATGTTTCCTGATGCCTGGCGGTTTCGCGACTACGTGATCGCTTCCTTCAACGACGATAAACCGTTCGATCAGTTCGTTCGCGAACACATCGCCGGAGACCTGCTGCCCTGGGAGACTCCCGAACAGCACGACGCACAGGTTACGGGAGTCGGCTATCTGACGCTCGGCCCGACCAACTACGAAATGCAGGACAAGGAACTTCTGCGGATGGAAGTCGTCGACGAGCAGATCGACACGCTGGGCCGCACGTTTCTTGGCATGACACTGGGATGTGCCCGCTGCCATGACCACAAGTTCGATCCGGTGCCGATGACGGACTATTACGCTCTGGCCGGAATCTTTCGAAGCACGAAGACTCTGGTTCCCGGTAATGTCAGCGGATATGTGACCACAAGTCTGAAATCCGGCGTTGACGCCGAAGAACAAGCCGAATGGCAGCGCAGAGAAGCGGACCTGCTGGCTCGGATAAAAGCGTTGAAGGAGCAGGTCACGTCGCCCGACTTGGCAAAGACGGCCGGCATTGATCCGGCATCGCTTCCGGGAATTGTGGTCGATGACGCGTTCGCGAAGTTCACCGGCCAGTGGACCGATTCGACTCACTCGCCGCCGTACGTCGGCGAAGGTTATCGCCACGACGGCAACGATAAGTCGGGCAAGTCAGTTCGCTTCGAAGTGATGCTGCCGGAAAGCGGACGCTATCGAGTCCACCTTGCTCACAACGCCTCAGCCAGTCGATGTTCGTCTCTGCCCGTTCACGTGGAACATGCGGGCGGAACTGCGGTGGCGACAATCGATCAGCGAAAAACGACCGAACCGGACGGCGTGTTCTCGTTTGTCGGCGAGTACCAGTTTGAAGCGGGTGATGCCGCCGTAATCTCGATCAACGCGGAGGAATCGTCGGCCGGATACATCATCGTCGACGCTGTGCAATTTCTTCCGGTCAGCGACGACGCACCGCTGGCCGATCGAGTCACCGCCGAAGAAGAAAAACAACAGGCGGCGCTTCGTTCGGAACTGGCAAAACAGGAAGAGAAGCTGAAGAAGCACGTAGCTGCGAAACCGAAGATTCCGCAGTCAATGGCGGTCATCGACGAAGCGGTACCGGGCGACTGGCACCTGCACATTCGCGGCGGAATTCGAAATCTGGGACCGCTGGTGCCTCGAGGATTCGTGTCCGTGGCGAGTCCGCAGTTGGACGAATCGGGGGCAGCAGTGCCGGCTTCCATTCCAGCCAATCAAAGCGGACGACGAGAGCTGGCAGCCTGGGTCGCGTCACCGGACAACCCGCTGACGTCGCGAGTCTTCGTCAATCGTGTCTGGCAATATCTGATCGGCGAAGGTCTTGTTCGTACGCCGGATAATTTTGGCGCGACGGGTCGTCCACCGACACATCCGGAGTTGCTCGATCACCTGGCGACGACGTTTGTTGACGATGACCACTGGTCGGTGAAGAAGCTGATTCGGCGGATTGTGACGTCGCGCGTGTTTCGCCTGTCGTCAACGGCGCCTGCTGACCTGGTGCAGGCCGATCCCGAGAATCTGCACCTGACCAGAGCGTTCCGGCGACGCCTGGACGCCGAAGCATTGCGTGACGCGATCCTGCACGTCAGCGGCCAGCTTGATCTGTCGACAAAGGGCGGTCTGACAATCGGCAGGATTTCGACGTACGACAACGGTTATGAGCATGACATGTACTCAAAGAGCATTCGCAGCGTCTACGTTCCGTTCTTTCGCAATTCGATGCTGGAAACGTTTGAGGTCTTTGACATCGCCAATCCAAACCTCGTCACCGGTCGCCGAACGTCCAGTACGCTGCCGTCGCAGGCTTTGTATCTGTTGAACAGCCCCTTCGTTCTGACACAGTCCGAACTTGCGGCCAGGCATTTTCTGGCCACTCAGTCCGCCGACACCGCGGCGCTGGATGTTATGATCGAAGCGGCATACCGGCGAACACTTGGCCGGCGTCCGTCAGAGCTGGAACGCCGTACGATGGCAGAGTTCTTTGCTGAAAGGGATGCGGCTGCGACGGACGGCTGGACGGCCGTGTTTCAGTCGCTGTTCGCGTCTGTGGATTTTCGGTACCTGGATTGA
- the rpoD gene encoding RNA polymerase sigma factor RpoD yields MHRLDENLRELVVTGQQQGFLYFSQVHSYLPNEADDPEMLDNLLMALEELDLQLKSDPPIPVVESKSQHRKRRPEVRVDDDSRRGTEDPIRMYLTQMGEIPLLTREEEIFLAKQIEVTRRRFRRALLSCDFALNFAFETLTQVHRGELPFDRTIKVSMTESLEKEQILGRMPHNLATIASLRERDLTDFAAARSLGLDSHKGREVLQKIEIRRRRTVTLLEELSLRTQRLQPCMRRQEQISARMLDLQDQIRNLKDLTSANDERVNMQKELDDLVMLTMESPNSLAFKMENLQARHEEYEQAMRDLSGGNLRLVVSIAKKYRNRGLTFLDLIQEGNTGLMRAVDKYEYRRGYKFSTYATWWIRQAITRAIADQARTIRIPVHMIETMSRLRAAARDLLQELGREPTVEEMAEVADVPMDEARRVMRISRQPISLDKPMGEGEDNSFGEFVEDRGTDSPVSNAASEMLKDKIDCVLKTLTYREREIIKLRYGLGDGYTYTLEEVGRIFKVTRERVRQIEAKAVRKLQHPVRSRQLQGFLEGITAIAGH; encoded by the coding sequence ATGCATCGCCTGGATGAAAATCTTCGTGAACTGGTCGTCACCGGCCAGCAGCAGGGCTTTCTGTATTTTTCGCAGGTTCACAGCTATCTGCCGAATGAAGCAGACGATCCCGAGATGCTGGACAATCTGCTGATGGCGCTGGAAGAGCTGGACCTGCAACTGAAGTCGGATCCGCCGATTCCCGTCGTGGAGTCGAAGTCGCAGCACCGCAAGCGCCGTCCGGAAGTTCGCGTCGACGATGATTCCCGCCGCGGAACGGAAGATCCGATTCGGATGTATCTGACGCAGATGGGCGAGATTCCTCTGCTGACCCGCGAAGAAGAAATCTTTCTGGCCAAGCAGATTGAAGTCACGCGACGCAGGTTTCGGCGAGCACTGCTGTCCTGCGATTTTGCCTTGAACTTTGCCTTTGAAACGCTGACCCAGGTTCACCGGGGCGAGCTTCCGTTTGACCGCACCATCAAAGTGTCGATGACGGAAAGCCTGGAGAAGGAACAGATTCTTGGCCGCATGCCGCATAACCTGGCCACCATCGCGTCGCTTCGGGAACGCGATCTGACGGATTTTGCCGCCGCCAGGTCGCTGGGGCTGGATTCCCACAAAGGCCGGGAAGTGCTGCAGAAAATTGAAATCCGGCGGCGACGCACCGTAACGCTGCTGGAAGAACTCAGCCTGCGAACTCAGCGGCTGCAGCCGTGCATGAGGCGACAGGAACAGATCTCCGCCCGCATGCTCGACCTGCAGGATCAGATCCGAAACCTCAAGGATCTGACATCTGCCAATGACGAGCGAGTCAACATGCAGAAGGAACTCGACGACCTTGTCATGCTGACGATGGAATCGCCGAACTCCCTGGCCTTCAAGATGGAAAACCTGCAGGCTCGCCATGAGGAATACGAACAGGCGATGCGGGATCTTTCCGGCGGCAACCTGCGGCTGGTCGTATCAATCGCCAAGAAATACCGCAATCGCGGCCTGACATTCCTGGACCTGATTCAGGAAGGCAACACCGGCCTGATGCGAGCTGTTGACAAGTACGAGTACCGTCGCGGCTACAAGTTTTCGACATACGCGACCTGGTGGATTCGTCAGGCGATCACACGAGCGATCGCTGATCAGGCGCGCACAATCCGGATTCCCGTGCACATGATTGAAACGATGTCTCGGCTCCGCGCGGCCGCTCGTGACCTGCTGCAGGAACTCGGCCGCGAACCCACCGTCGAGGAAATGGCGGAAGTCGCTGACGTGCCGATGGACGAAGCCCGCCGAGTCATGAGGATCTCCCGACAGCCGATCAGCCTGGACAAGCCGATGGGCGAAGGTGAAGACAACAGCTTCGGCGAATTCGTTGAAGACCGCGGTACCGACAGCCCCGTCAGCAACGCCGCTTCGGAAATGCTCAAGGACAAGATCGACTGCGTATTGAAGACTCTGACTTACCGCGAGCGCGAAATCATCAAGCTGCGATACGGTCTCGGCGACGGCTACACCTATACGCTGGAAGAAGTCGGCCGGATCTTCAAAGTCACGCGGGAACGCGTTCGGCAGATTGAAGCCAAAGCCGTTCGCAAACTTCAACATCCCGTCCGCAGCCGACAGTTGCAGGGCTTTCTGGAAGGAATCACGGCGATCGCCGGGCATTAG